GCACCATGGTGGAAGCCGTCGCAATGCGGACCAGCGGTCTGGGCGGCGACAGTCAGGTGCATCCGGTTGCGGCGGGTCTGAACGGCGGTGTCAGCCTTGGGCCGCGCCGGGTGCTGCCGGTATCTTTGATCGCTACGATGGCGCCGGACGTGGTGCATGCCGCGCTGGATATGCAGTTGCGCGCTGCCACTGTCGGTGAATACGACGGCCGCTTTGTGCGTGCCATTCCCGGCCAGCATTCTCTGGGCCTCAGCGACAGAGAGGCCCGGGTGTTGGACCGGATCGGAGAACAGACACACCCCTTGGGTGCCGTGCTACAGACCCGCATTGAGCAGGGCGCGTTGATGCGGTTGGTGGACCGGGGGCTGGTGCAGGTAGCTGGGGTCACACCATCGGATGCCAGCCATGTTCTTGGCCGACTGGCCAGCTGGGACAGTGCGGCGGCTGAGAAGGCGCTGACGCTGTTTGCCCGCCGCCGGGTTGGATCCGGGGATCGTCTGGCACCGGATGCGGAGACATTGGCGCAGATGATCGTTGATCAGATGACCGAGCAGACCTCTTTGACCTTGTTAGAGACTGCATTTTCTGAAGAGAGCAGCCCCTTCGGGCCGCCGCCAGATCAGCTCGCGCGCCATGTGTTGATGCAGCGCGGGTTGACCGGACATCAGGGGCTTGTCGCCATCAAGGCAGGGCTGAATGTGGATGTCGTGGGCCTTGGCGCCTCAGCACCCAGCTATTACCCTGCTGTTGGGTCCCGCCTTCACTGCCGGATGATCGTGCCGGATCATGCTGGGGTCGCCAATGCCATCGGGGCGGTGGTGGGCCGCATCACCATGCGCCGAAGCGGAACCGTAACCGCGCCGGAGGAAGGCCGATACCGGGTGCATCTGGAGAACGGTCCGCAGGATTTCGCTGCCTCGGAAGAGGCCCTGATCTGTCTGGAAACCGAACTGCGTGCTGAGGCCCGTGCCGCGGCGGAGGCTGCCGGTGCACAGGATATCTCCGTTCAGGTGGACCGCGATATTCGCGTTGCTGAGGTGGAGGCACGGCAGGTGTTTGTTGAGGCTTTCCTGACCGTGGAGGCCAGCGGTCGCCCGCGTATTGCACAGGGGTGACCGCCGCTGCTGACCACAGACTTAACGCAGTAGGCCCCGCCAGATGACGGGGCCTTTGTGGTAAAGGATTCAGGGCTGCCCCATACGGGCGACTTATTCGGCTGCGGTCTCACTGCGCCTGGGCAGAACCCAATCGGGACGGGCAAAATGGCAGGTATAGCCGTTGGGCTGCCGCTCCAGGTAGTCCTGATGCTCAGGCTCCGCTTCCCAGAAATCACCAACCGGTTCGACCTCTGTGACCACCTTGCCGGGCCACAGACCCGAAGCATCGACATCAGCGATCGTGTCTTCGGCAATCGCCTTCTGGTCGGCATCCACATAGTAGATCGCGGAGCGATAGCTCATCCCCAGATCATTGCCCTGCTGATTGACGGTGGATGGATCATGGATCTGAAAGAAGAATTCCAGCAGCGCGCGGTAGCTGGTTTGACCCGGATCGAACATGATCTCAATCGCCTCAGCATGGGTGCCGTGGTTCTTGTAGGTCGCATTGGGCACATCGCCACCGGAATAGCCGACGCGGGTACTGACGATGCCCGGACGCTTTCGGATCAAATCCTGCATACCCCAGAAACATCCACCGGCCAGGACGGCACGTTCTGTCGTGCTGCTCATCTTCTATCCTCCACTTGATCTATATAATCGCCGTAGCCTTCTGCCCGCATGTCGTGCAGATGCACAAACCGCAAGGAGGCTGAATTGATGCAGTAACGCAGGCCGCCACGATCTGCGGGACCGTCCGGAAACACATGGCCCAGATGGCTGTCGCCATGGGTCGAGCGGACCTCGGTGCGGATCATGCCCAGGGTCCGGTCCTCCAGCTCCTGCACATGGGCAGGCTCAATGGGCTTGGTAAAGCTTGGCCAGCCGCAGCCAGACTCATATTTATCGGCAGAGGCAAACAGCGGCTCGCCAGAAACGATATCGACGTAGATACCGGGTTCCTTGTTGCCGAGCAGCTTGCCGGTGCCGGGGCGTTCCGTGCCTGCGTTCTGGGTGACGTAGAATTCTTCTTCCGAGAGGGCCGCAATGGCGTCCGGGTCTTTGGAATAGCTGCGCATCATGTCCTCCGATCTTGCTTGTGTTGCTGTAAATGGGGTCGTTCGGGGCAAAAGCAAAGCTGTATTTCAACGGCTCGCGTTTGCGTGTGTGGTGTCAGAGCGCAGGGCGGCGTCATGGCTTCGGTGTGCGCTGCGCAGACTGCCGCGCCAATTGCACCGCCAGAATGCCAAAGGTGACTATCCCGACACCGACGATATCCAGCAGCCCCAATTGCTCTCCCAGCAGCACACTGGCCACCGCGACGCCAAAGACCGGGTTGAGAAAATGGAAGGTCGCGGCACGCACGGCGCCAATCCGGTTCAACAGCAGCACCCAGATGAAAGTGGCGGTCAGACCAGGGACAAGTGTGGTGTAGACAAAGGCCAGCGCCAGCGGCCAGCTTGGCGTCAGGCGAAACGTCTCCACCATCGGGGCCACTACAAACAGAACCGCTGAACCGATCAGCATCTGCAACCCTACCACCATCATGTAGTTGCCGCCGGAGGTCGCGCCGCGCAAGGCCAGCGTCGCCAGCGTTAGGGCCAGAACACCGATCCCGCAGAGCAGAACACCAAACAGATCGACCCCGGCGCTGATGCGGGTGCCCATGATCAAGGCGACGCCCAGCACCCCCGCCAGCAGTCCCACAACTCCCAGTCTGGGCAGCCGTTCGCCGTATACCAGCCACAGGGCGATCGCGACCAGCATCGGCATGGTTGAGGCGATGATCGCGGCCAGCGAGGCCTCGATGGTTTCCATCGCGACGAAGTTCAGGCCGAGATAGAGCGCGTTCTGGCAGATGCCAAAGATGACTGTCGCCTTCAGCTGGCCGCGTGTCAGACGCCAGCTCTGTCCCATGTAGCGTGCAACCGCGACGCCGATCAGGCCGGAAATCAGAAACCGGAACGCCAGCGAATAAAGCGGCGAGGCATCGGCAACGATGATCCGCGCCGAGGTGAAGGCAGATGACCACATGAAGGCAAAGGCCAGCCCCATCGCCAAAGCGCGCAGATCCATGGATATGTCTCCCTGCCGGTCAGCTACCGGTCCCTGCCGTCGCCTGATCAGGCGCAGTCGCGATATGTTTAGCAAGGCAAGCATTCGCAGGAAACCGAATTCGCCCTCCGCATCCGGCGGGCCACATCAGCCACGCAGCCTACGAGATGAGCACAAAAAAGGGCCGCCTGAAAAGGCGACCCGAAACACGGTCAACCGTGCCTGAACCCTTAGCCGTTCACGCTGTCTTTCAGCGCTTTGGCGATGGTCATCTTGACCACCTTGTCGGCCTCTTTGGTGAATTTCTCACCGGTGGCCGGGTTGCGCACTTCGCGCTCGGGGCGCTCACGGCAGTAGATCTTGCCAACGCCGGGCAGAGTCACAGCGCCACCGCCGGATACTTCGCGAGTGATCAGCGCGCAAACAGCGTCAAGTGCTGCGCCTGCGGCCTTCTTGTCGCTGTCCATCTCTTCAGCCAGTGCGGCAACAAGCTGGGTCTTGGTCATCGGTTTGGACATTCTTAGGTCTCCTTGTCACTGCCCGAGTTGTGGGGCCTCATCGCGTAACTCTAGCGTTATGTAGTGTAAGAACACAACGAGTAGTGTCGTCAAAAACCCCACAAAATAGGGGTTTTCGAAGAATTAGAGGCAAAATAGCTCTCAAAGAAAGGCGGTTTCGTCAAAGGAACGCAGTTTTCGGCTGTGCAAACGTTCCAGAGGCATGCCGCGCAGCTGCTCCATCGCCTTTATCCCGATCTGCAAATGGCGTGCAACCTGAGTGTGATAGAACTCCGACGCCATACCCGGCAGCTTCAGCTCGCCATGCAACGGTTTGTCAGACACACAAAGCAGCGTCCCATAAGGCACCCGGAACCGGTAGCCATTGGCCGCGATGGTGGCGCTCTCCATATCCAGTGCGATGGCGCGGGATTGCGACAATCGCTGCACCGGGCCGGACTGGTCACGTAGTTCCCAGTTGCGGTTGTCGATGGTTGCGACGGTGCCGGTCCGCATGATCCGCTTCAGGTCGTAGCCCTCTAGCTCGGTCACCTCTGCCACCGCATCCTCTAGCGCGACCTGAATCTCCGCCAGCGCCGGAATCGGCGTCCAGATCGGCAGGTCGTCGTCCAACACGTGATCTTCGCGCAGGTACCCATGGCCCAGCACAAAATCGCCCAGTGTCTGGGTGTTGCGCAGTCCGGCACAGTGGCCGACCATCAGCCAGGCGTGTGGACGCAGAACCGCGATATGGTCGGTTGCTGTCTTGGCGTTGGAGGGGCCAACACCGATATTGACCAGTGTGATACCGCTGCCGTCTTCCCGTTTCAGGTGATAGGTCGGCATTTGCGGCAGCTTGCCAATCGTGGGGATCTCAGCTTCGGCCTCGGTGATCTCATGATCGCCGGTGCTGACAAAGCTGCTGTAGCCTGACGCGGGATCCGCCAGTTGCGCACGGGCGTAGGCTTCGAATTCGGCTACATAAAACTGGTAGTTGGTGAACAGAACGTGGTTCTGGAAATGGCTCGCATCGGTTGCGGTATAATGGGCGAGGCGGGCCAGAGAATAATCCACGCGCTGGGCCGTGAACAACGCCAGCGGTCCGGTGTCATCTGATGCTTTGTAGGTGCCGTTCACAATGTCATCATTGGTTGTCGACAGATCCGGCACATCAAAGACATCCCGCAACGTGAATCCTGCTGCGCCTTCCTGCGGAACGGTCAGGCTGGGATCAGCCGCCACCGCAAAATGCACCGGGATCGGTGTGTCAGAGACCGCGATGGTCACAGGCTGGCCGTGATTGCGGATCAACAGGCCGATTTGTTGGGTCAGATAATGGCGGAACAGGTCCGGGCGGGTCACCGTGGTGGCATAGGTGCCCGGCGCCGAGACATGCCCATAGCTCAACCGGCTATCCACCTGCGCAAAGGACGACGTGGTAAAGCGGATTTCAGGGTAGAATGCGCGAATACGATGAGTGGTGCCGGTACTGCCGACCGCTGGGCCATCGCTTAAAATCCGTGAGAACTCGGCGCAGAGAAACTGCGTCGCCTCGCGGTACAGAAGCTCCAGCCGGGCGACGGCTGCCGCAGCATCCGTGAACTCTTCGGCAGCCGGGAGTTGAGGGGTTTTAACTGTTGTCATGACGGTGCTCGATCACTGGAAAACGGGGTCCGCTGTGCGGTTCAGAAGGGCAATTGAAACGGGTGGGCGGTCAAGAGGATGGGGCACTCACGATCACGGGGATCTGTTCGAAACTGCGCACATCCACCAACCCCAGATCGGAAATCCGCAACTCGGGGATCACGACCAGTGCCAGCAGAGAATGCTGCATATAGGCGTTGTTGAGCTTGCAGCCGCAGGCCTCCATCGCCTCGACCATTTTCTGTGCCTTTGCGGCAACCTCGGTGGCGGGGCTGTCGGACATCAGTCCAGCGATGGGCAGTTCTACCAGCGCCAGTTCGGCACCATCGCGGAAAATGGTGATACCGCCGCCGACCTCGGCCAGACGATTGGCGGCCAGCGCCATCTGGTCGCGGTCGGTGCCAACGACAATCATATGGTGGCTGTCATGCGCCACGGTGGAGGCCATCGCCATCGGGCCCTTGTACCCAAAGCCAGAGACAAAGGCATTGGTCACACCGCCCGTTGCCCGGTGGCGTTCCACCAGCGCGATCTGGCAGGTGTCGCCCCCCTCCGCCATAGTGGCCTCGACCAGCCCATTCTGCACCGGCAGTTCTGCCTGCAGCGCCTTGGTCGGGGCCTGGTTCTCCACCACGCCGATCACATTGGCGGTGACCGCATTCGCGCCTTCGGGGGCGGCAATCTCGAAATCCTCAGCGCTCAGCTGATGTCCCAGATGCACGGTGCCACGTGCGCTCTCCGGCCAGTCCAGATGCGGACACTCCACGGTGATCTCACCGTCTTTGGCAGCAATTTGACCACGGGCAATCACCAGTTCAATCGGCAGGGTTTTGAGGTCAGAGGTCAGGATCACATCGGCGCGGCGCCCCGGTGTGAGGGAGCCGATATCCCGCTCCAGCCCGAAATGCGTGGCTGTATTGATTGTCGCCATCTGCAAGGCGATGACCGGATCACAACCACAGTCGATGGCGTGGCGCACCACCCGGTTCATATGACCGTCATTGACCAGCGTACCGGAGTGGCAGTCATCGGTGCAAAGGATGAAATTACGCGGATCCAGCCCTTTCTCGGTGATCGCGGTGATCTGCGCCTCAACGTCATACCAGGCCGACCCCAGCCGCACCATCGCGCGCATTCCCTGCCGCATCCGGGCAATGACATCCGCCTCGCAGGTGCCCTCGT
The nucleotide sequence above comes from Phaeobacter inhibens DSM 16374. Encoded proteins:
- a CDS encoding hydantoinase/oxoprolinase N-terminal domain-containing protein, coding for MALLLGVDTGGTYTDAVLIRDDREVLAKAKALTTRQDLAIGVGEAVAAVLAEAAVEPGEIALAALSTTLATNALVEGQGGRVALIYIGFGEADLDRHGLREALKGDPALVLAGGHSHSGGEAAPLDTEALRVFLQQEAASVSGFAIAGQFATRNPAHELEVARIIAEETGVPVTCSHQLSARLNGPKRALTAVLNARLIGMIDRLIGRAETRLADLGITAQMMVVRGDGALMSSEQARARPIETILSGPAASLVGARWLTGVDSALVSDIGGTTTDVALIENGKPKIDPAGAQVGGFRTMVEAVAMRTSGLGGDSQVHPVAAGLNGGVSLGPRRVLPVSLIATMAPDVVHAALDMQLRAATVGEYDGRFVRAIPGQHSLGLSDREARVLDRIGEQTHPLGAVLQTRIEQGALMRLVDRGLVQVAGVTPSDASHVLGRLASWDSAAAEKALTLFARRRVGSGDRLAPDAETLAQMIVDQMTEQTSLTLLETAFSEESSPFGPPPDQLARHVLMQRGLTGHQGLVAIKAGLNVDVVGLGASAPSYYPAVGSRLHCRMIVPDHAGVANAIGAVVGRITMRRSGTVTAPEEGRYRVHLENGPQDFAASEEALICLETELRAEARAAAEAAGAQDISVQVDRDIRVAEVEARQVFVEAFLTVEASGRPRIAQG
- the msrA gene encoding peptide-methionine (S)-S-oxide reductase MsrA; protein product: MSSTTERAVLAGGCFWGMQDLIRKRPGIVSTRVGYSGGDVPNATYKNHGTHAEAIEIMFDPGQTSYRALLEFFFQIHDPSTVNQQGNDLGMSYRSAIYYVDADQKAIAEDTIADVDASGLWPGKVVTEVEPVGDFWEAEPEHQDYLERQPNGYTCHFARPDWVLPRRSETAAE
- the msrB gene encoding peptide-methionine (R)-S-oxide reductase MsrB; amino-acid sequence: MRSYSKDPDAIAALSEEEFYVTQNAGTERPGTGKLLGNKEPGIYVDIVSGEPLFASADKYESGCGWPSFTKPIEPAHVQELEDRTLGMIRTEVRSTHGDSHLGHVFPDGPADRGGLRYCINSASLRFVHLHDMRAEGYGDYIDQVEDRR
- a CDS encoding DMT family transporter, with the protein product MDLRALAMGLAFAFMWSSAFTSARIIVADASPLYSLAFRFLISGLIGVAVARYMGQSWRLTRGQLKATVIFGICQNALYLGLNFVAMETIEASLAAIIASTMPMLVAIALWLVYGERLPRLGVVGLLAGVLGVALIMGTRISAGVDLFGVLLCGIGVLALTLATLALRGATSGGNYMMVVGLQMLIGSAVLFVVAPMVETFRLTPSWPLALAFVYTTLVPGLTATFIWVLLLNRIGAVRAATFHFLNPVFGVAVASVLLGEQLGLLDIVGVGIVTFGILAVQLARQSAQRTPKP
- a CDS encoding HU family DNA-binding protein: MSKPMTKTQLVAALAEEMDSDKKAAGAALDAVCALITREVSGGGAVTLPGVGKIYCRERPEREVRNPATGEKFTKEADKVVKMTIAKALKDSVNG
- a CDS encoding AMP nucleosidase, with protein sequence MTTVKTPQLPAAEEFTDAAAAVARLELLYREATQFLCAEFSRILSDGPAVGSTGTTHRIRAFYPEIRFTTSSFAQVDSRLSYGHVSAPGTYATTVTRPDLFRHYLTQQIGLLIRNHGQPVTIAVSDTPIPVHFAVAADPSLTVPQEGAAGFTLRDVFDVPDLSTTNDDIVNGTYKASDDTGPLALFTAQRVDYSLARLAHYTATDASHFQNHVLFTNYQFYVAEFEAYARAQLADPASGYSSFVSTGDHEITEAEAEIPTIGKLPQMPTYHLKREDGSGITLVNIGVGPSNAKTATDHIAVLRPHAWLMVGHCAGLRNTQTLGDFVLGHGYLREDHVLDDDLPIWTPIPALAEIQVALEDAVAEVTELEGYDLKRIMRTGTVATIDNRNWELRDQSGPVQRLSQSRAIALDMESATIAANGYRFRVPYGTLLCVSDKPLHGELKLPGMASEFYHTQVARHLQIGIKAMEQLRGMPLERLHSRKLRSFDETAFL
- the ade gene encoding adenine deaminase; this translates as MTDIAFPSWPDVAPQLIEVAAGRRPADTVIRKGIWVNVHTREQLPDHDIAIVAGRIAYVGPDASYCTGPDTEVIEANGRYMIPGLCDAHMHIESGMLTPAEFARAVIPHGTTSMFTDPHEIANVLGLEGVRLMHDEALLQPVNIFTQMPSCAPSAPGLETTGYEITAEDVAEAMSWPGIIGLGEMMNFPGVAAGDPKMLAEIAATQRAGKTVGGHYASPDLGPDFAAYVAGGPADDHEGTCEADVIARMRQGMRAMVRLGSAWYDVEAQITAITEKGLDPRNFILCTDDCHSGTLVNDGHMNRVVRHAIDCGCDPVIALQMATINTATHFGLERDIGSLTPGRRADVILTSDLKTLPIELVIARGQIAAKDGEITVECPHLDWPESARGTVHLGHQLSAEDFEIAAPEGANAVTANVIGVVENQAPTKALQAELPVQNGLVEATMAEGGDTCQIALVERHRATGGVTNAFVSGFGYKGPMAMASTVAHDSHHMIVVGTDRDQMALAANRLAEVGGGITIFRDGAELALVELPIAGLMSDSPATEVAAKAQKMVEAMEACGCKLNNAYMQHSLLALVVIPELRISDLGLVDVRSFEQIPVIVSAPSS